The DNA window AACCAGAAGCCAAGGTATAGTAAGATAATGGTTTATTTTTACACTCAAATGTATGAAGATGACAGATAAAAAATGCATacggaaaaaaaaatatacgttacattttaaaacttaataTGTTAATACTTTCAAAGTGGGAAAAGGTTGAGGAGCTACAACAGTTACAAACACAGTGAGCAGTTACAAGTGATTTAGTGGTTAGAACAGTATTTGAACATTACATGGATCTGTACAAAGTGGAATCACATTGGAGAATAAAAGTGTACaaacaaaagcagcaaaatactttgaaattgtttaaaagccatcacaaaagtacaaaaacactGTTGTAGAATGGAGGTATAATTGGTTTAAAGGGCCAGTCCACCTAAAAACTGATCTCATTTTAAGCTCCCTTACTAAATGCTTATACCTTTTAGGGACCCCAGTGGCAATATCTCTCATCAAATTTGGCCACCATCTGTAGCCATCAAGTATCGGATCCTTTATTGGCTTATTATAGGAGCTGCAGCGAGAGAATGTAAGTTCAGAGTAAAGGGAAAACACCAGCAGATTCCACCAATAGCTTCTGAAAATTACAAGCAGCAAAGATTTATGTTCAccataatcttaaaaaaaaaaatataacgcGAGCATACTAGATTAATGGTTCTGGTTCCTGCAGGAAAATACGAAGTAGCATAAAAGCCCTCCCTAATACACTGTTGGGTGTTTCGGGGAGTTGCAGCTTGCCAGCGGTATTGCCCACTGGTGACATCTGGAATTGCAGAACAATTGCACAAATACAGAAGAGAAAGAACCTGTGTAACTTATTTAGACTTCTGTCCTTTTTCAAGCAAGGGGTTATGCTGTTTTGAATAGCTTGACTACATAAAGCACAGACAagattttttaatctaaataaaaaaatcaatctaaAATCTTAGTCTGtgcaatacagatattttagtcttgTATGGAAGCCAATGGATAGAGTAACCTGCAGAGATAATATTTCTCTGTACTAAACAAAGACTCTGACACAAGCGGTATCACTGATAACCTCTCTTTCTGAATGATAGTTGCTTGGGAGTCATTTTGAACCAGTGCATGCAATAATTTATGCAGATGAAGTCAGAAATACCCATCCAACTGGTTTATTTAGGAGACCAGAAATGGCAGCTGACAATTTATTTACCATATAGAGTCATTCATTATACACAAAACAATTCTCCCAGTATGGCCAGCTTGCCAATAAAAGTGCCATGCCGGTATCTTGTATAACCAGAGACTAAGTTATTCtccctttttaaattaaaatcattgATGCTGAAAAGAGGAATACAATGCAATTTTCAGAATTCTGTCAAAGGGATTTCAATAACGCTGTCCCCAAAAGGTATAAGAAGGTATTCAGCtcacaaaagactgaaaatatCAGTTCTAGGTGAATCTGCGCTTTTTCACTGAAATACTGTGCATTGCTAGCAATGAATATCTATGTGCTGTGTATGTGCAATGCAATTCATTCTGAATGCCACGccaatgcacataaaaaatacacaaatgccaATTATTGGAAATTGGGGCATGTTCATTCAAGTCCAAGAGCTGCATTATTGCagatgtataaaaatatgaattttaatgcAACCAGAGGTTTGGGGGGAACCTGTAAGAAAAAAGATGTATCAAGGTGAGAGATGCCTAAGAGGGGTTTCATCCCTGTTAGTCCTTTCATTTTTAGATACAGGATTCTTCACCCTTAAAATACAGTCAACAAGGGCCCTAAAGGTCTACTATTTCATAAAATGGCTGCAACAAGCAAGCGCATGGTGTGGCCTACTATCCAACTCTGTGGtacagcataaaagaaaatatatagagTCATGCCTTCCCAACAAAGCCAAATGTCACAGTCAGTAATTGGCCTGTGGTGCTACTAATGTACAGTATAAACTCTGACATTAATTACTACAAGTGTGGCTGGTAAGATcctatttttgcacaaaaaacaaagCTACCCATCAGATGCTTGCAGAACCTTCTTTGACCCCCCCTTTAGTCAAGCAGAACCTAATCAACTTTACTCAAACTAACAGTGACTTCAATGCTGTTAGTTTCCAAATTATTACTTGACGCTATACTGCGGAGAATCCATTAGAGCCGATGACACCGGTATTAGCTTTTGTCGAGGCTGCAGGAGGTGAAGTTCCTAATTCTGTAGCTCTCTCATAACAGGTTAAAAACAACCAATTGCATtatcaaaatgttaatttttaggCAGAGCTAATATTTAACGTACCATTAAATCGTGTGTACAGGACCTGGTATCTGAAATTAgagaattttttttggtttctatgAGCAATGTAGATCACTCAGACACATTATTACGAGGCACAATGAGTTATTCACTGGACAATGCGGTCAGTGTAAATTTTCTATGGAACATTTGTTACTCCCACATATACACAGACTAAGCTGTGATGCCATCTGTGAATGTAGGTAGGATGACTGTGAATAACAATgggattttaaagaaattaaattaaaacatggGGGCAATTTAAAGCTTCCTGATAGAAGCCATGATTCCTTTAGGTGATTTCAGTTCTCAGGAAAGAAAAGCTAGGCATGTTTTCAACTCTGAGTAGACCTAAAGTAAATTGTTTGGCTTACCATAATGCAAGGCATGTCCATTAGTGGTGGTGCCAAAGGTCCGAAGTTGAGTTCAGGTTCAGGACTGAACGCAAAGTATGCCTAGGTTTGGTGATAGACTAATGGTTTCTTGAGAACTAAAGGGTCTCCTAACGAATACTAGGGTCTCCTCCGAATACTTTTTGCCTCCTCATACACATTAAAATGAGGAAGGCATTTTTACACTTTCTagcaactttaaaattaaaactgttaataatattttcccaACTTGATCATACAGATTATCCCTGTCCTTAAATGTTCAAACTCCACATTAATTTGTTAATAACTATAATAATCACAAAAACCATTGAATCAGGACTAACCTGCCAAAACAGGTACATGGAATGACATATATGAGAAATAAGCAAAATATCTGAAGGATGAAACGCTGGTAGTTGATAGTCATTGTTCTAAGAAACCTTTCAGCCCCGTAAAATAGGATATGGACCTAAACAGTGGGCTAATCCACAAAATAGGCATTCCTTTTCTAAAAAGCCAGTTCACAGCTCTCTTTAACATGCAGGCCAACTCTACAATATCCATgataatacctttaaaaaaataatgtctacAACATAACAGCTTGTCAACTGACAAAgtatatacagaaaatgaatttGAGAAAGAAATGAATCAGAGAAGAATTTtttgccaattattttttttaggtccaGATTTTCCTAATTTTGACGGGAAGAAGTGgccaaattaaaatgaaattaaagaagCATGATACTACTACATACAACAGTTGTGTTACCAGTAAGGATGATACATGCCAATTCTGCCAACAAAACAATGCAAGCctataacaaaacacattaaGACACAAAACACATTAAGCTATGACTACAGAAATATGAATTAGACAAGGCAACATGTTTTTAGTCAATGCAATTGTGCGAAAGAGAACAAAATATGTCAGGTCTTCATCTTAATATAagacacttgaaaaaaaaacttaagttctTTAAAGAATGTAGGGATCTCGAAATGCTGGTAGGTCCAATGTTCTCAATGCTGGTTGTAATCATTACTACGGGGGATTCCAAAACACTCATTTGGGaaccaacttttttttagcaattttaaaaCCAAAGTATTTTGAAAAATGGCTTAAATTAAAAGAAGTAACTACAGCTGATCTCTGTGGTTTTAGATAAGTGTGTAAACCCACTGCTTATGATGACCCTCGGCTCCAATTTCTTTAATCCTGCATTTTCTTTAATACTGGTCTTTGTGCTCGTGAACCTCAGGTTTATTGAGCTAGACTAGTCTGTcatggtgaaaattcacttaaaGACAACTCAGCATCTGCTAAACGTTCTTCCCCCAATTTCGGATTATCTTAACCTAAGGACCTCTATACGTATGGATCTGGGTCTATGCCCCACCAAAATGTCACCCTCCATGTTAATTAATAGCACTTCCATTGAACAGGGGGTAGTGAGTGGGACTTGGCTCACAGGGGCACACAGAAACAACAATTCTGGCCAAAGAAAACAGCGTACAGAAAGTTGAATCTGCATTTAGGCCATTAAAGCTATTCCTCTGAACTTACAATGACCGAtaactttactttaaagtgaaGCAGTCATGATAAATATAAAGGCGTTGACAGATGTAAAATGTTCTCGGTCTAATACTGGTAAGCAGAGGTTCCTATACCAGTAAATATATCTGTAAATTCAGAGGAGACCTAACAATGTTAACAGAAAAAAGGATCCTGCACTGGTTTACACACCTACAGACTTATTCATTTTGTAGATCTTCAAGTTTATCCTTCATGAGCCGTTAATGACTTTGAACAGTTTTGCTCTTGTTTGGGACCTCCCTGTCATCTATTATCAGcgctttaaaaaattatttccagcaaGACTCAACTAATACCAACCTCTGTGTAAATAGGTATGGAACCATGATCTCTTGCActcaggaaagaaaaattatataatttttgtcCTCTTGGTACAGAGATCCAGTCTCATTACAAAGTATGCTCACCAGTTAAGATAGCTTGGCTAAAACTTTTGACATCTACAACACTATTTACTCAAATGCTATTAAGCCTACAACCAAAGTCACCCTCCTTTCTATTATCCAGTAttcaaaaaaaattactgttaggagattttatttcagcagctcatcaaCTCATCTCCGTACTTTTGAGGGCCATGGCCTGAGGAACTTCGAGCTCTGAATAATGATATTATGGATGACTTTGGATGGTTACCAAATTATCATGACCCATGGATTCTCTAACAGACCAACAAATAAATTCCATGTGATGATGATTTTGTTTCTTGGTTTATTCTTTTTAGGTGATCCTATCTCCCaacttgaccccccccccccccccccccccccccccccccccccccccccacccacccgCACACTTCTCCTCTTCTTTACTCATTTGTGATCTGAAACTACTTAGATTACGGATCAGGTGTTATTTTAGGTGAGGCAACTAATCCTATTCATAGTTAACAACTTTTAAAGTGCTCTTTATTGATCTCTCATGTTGGAGTGTAATTTATTTGGTTAATCCTACAATATGtatattgaatgttttatttaagtgATCAATATACCAGACCTTAATACTCAATTTGTATACATAATGCCTTTATTGTTCTGTTAATAAGAACAACTTCACTTGTAAGTGAACCTTGCATTATGATTATATTACAGaatcacaattcattttaaaaaaatacaatacataccgtatatacttgagtataggtcgatccgagtataagccgaggtacctatttttaccttggaaaacaggaaaaattgattgactcagGCATAAGCCGAGGATGGGAAAGGCTGCAGCTACTGGCaggtttcaatattcaaaataaataccaaaaaattgcatattacggtaaacaaataccatagtgagaatttcttggttaggtaggtatactattTACCGTACCCAACCACTACATTCTCCTTAACCTCCGTGGAGGTATGATTCTGCCTGtaaaaagtggctgaaagtggTACAAAgcagtactgcattcagccactgtagcccccctagcgttctaatgttctccgtatttccacgcaaaaagtgttactttttttgcatggaaatttattttacattgtaggcctataattcttaggcataatcaaaatatgtccaatatttaatacatttattaataaactttaaataaaaacacaaaaatctgttaaaaaataaaaaaaatagttaaacatgtaatataactgtacagtagcatgttaaatatatatataattatatatatatatattatataaagatttctttgtattggactcaatacagtttaaTTGTATTGAATTCCTCTCGcccacaccgacgtcaccaggaaacccccgGAGAACGTCTGTGTATTTGGTGGCTGAAGACataagacgtgtccggaggagctgaggggaccagcaggacgccagggatgacaacggaacaaggtatgtgggtttttcttatgttttgtgtacttttgaatttggtGCCAGAGTTACGTAAATCCGGGGTACCCCCGCCGTCCTTCCAGCTTTTGCAACCAGCATATTTCCgccgcagcctgatgacattgtcatcaggggatGGAAACCCCTGGATGCGGCTGACGGATTGGAAGCTTTTCTGAAGGAACCCATGCACCTGACAGGAGTATAAGCCTAGGGTGacttttttcagcacattttgcaCAAGTcagcttatactcgggtatatacagtacattgtattATGGATGACTATATAAATTTGCTTACAAACTACGGACACTATTCTGAAGTTGCCCATTTCCTGTATGCAATGTTTTGGATCTATTGGAATGTATGTTCATTcagctaaaaagaacatttttcaggtcaggtactgatgttggataagaaAGATTTGGCTGACAATCGACTTTAAAATTGGTTTAATGTCAGACCACTGCAGGTCATCATCAGAGTGCCTCCACACCAATCAAAGTCTTTATGGAGCTTGTTTTGTGAGCAGTGGTAAAGGTCATATTAGGGCAGAAATAACTTTTTCCCCCAAACTGTAGCTATGGGTTGAGAAAACACAATGAACTTAATTGAAAAATAAGTTATGAACTTATATTGaaatttatattgaaaaataatgaaattatttggTGTGACTTCCACAATACTTTTAATCATTTAGTGCAGGAATGATGTTCAAATGCATCAAATCATGTTTCACAGGTCTGGTCCACATATGGACAATATTATCAGTAAAAAGATCCTTTGGAGCTGGCATATTGACACACCTCTGCTGCAGCTTGGCTCGGGAGGAAGAAGACTGCTGATGTCACAAATCAAATTATCACAGATTAGAATGCCAGAGCGGTTACATCACTTTGGCACTTGTTAAATTGCATTCAAACAGCAGGACTCAGGCTCTTCACACTAATACAGAACACATAATTTTACCGATTCCACTAACTATATAAACCTAAATTAGCAATATAGATGGTGCTGTTAGATTGTCACTCAATACACCTCcactataaaaatgaaatatctcACTTTAAATAGGCTtacctgtatttaaataaatattgagtaagtacttttattattcatgtaaaatgtgtttttgggcATGTAGTTTTCCATGCCCCCTACTTGCAACTTCCattcaatatgtaaaataaacacagaccctgcatttttttttgcagtctagaaaacattttttcattttcttttcagaaatTTTTAGGCTCCATTATTCAGGTCTGGTTCATGCAGATCTTGGAGCCTTACAAAGGTGAGGCCTGTATACATTGACATTTCTTAGCACCTGAAATTCGCCTTTTTCCATACAAGATATTAGGCAATAAAAGCCGCTAAGGTGGTGGTACAGAAGTCAGAGCAAGTCTAGATGCACTTTTGTGGAGTAAATTTAGGTTCTCAAACTGATCTCAGATGCAAATGAGTGCTTCATTTGACCATCTGCAGTaatgaaagaaaaggagaacAGAAAAACATCTAAGTAATCTAccaagttgattttttttctttggacaaaTTCACTTACTGTTGATTGGCTCTCTAGCTTTGCAGAAAGTCTGTTCCAAGCATCCACTACTCGGTAAAATTTTACTAATACTAATTAAATAATTAGACTAATTTGCCTTTAAAACATCTTTCTCTATTTAGTTCAAAGTGGCCTGGTGTTTCCTAAATGTTCTAGCTTACTAGACAGTTAAGGAACACAAAAGTGCAGGAATATTGCCCAAACTGTTGCAAAGATTGtcaataatatgcaaaaaaaaatgtacctttgtaTGCAGATAGCAAGCAAACTGCAATGATTCAAACATGTAAAATTCAAACTCTagttggctatgtacacacgtgcaataattgtcgttggaaaggatctttcacgatcgttcACAAACAACTAAATGACTACTGATGCATAaacgagttctgtacacacagcactgttctactctatggagaggggagggggagaatgacggagtggcacccaggtgcgctctctccccttcacttccattaagatcgttcgtcgtccaccGTCTGTGGCACAGCCTGGACgatctttcggacgatggacgacgagccctgaacacacgtaagattcttgcccgatatagaccctgagccgattatcggacgagaaccactgcacgtgtgtacctaggtATAGTGTACGTTTCAAGCTATTTgcatacaaatgatttttttctatctCAATGACCACCTTGCTACTGAgtatgcacaaaaataaaacacaatcatATTGGAATGTGCATGATCATCTGTATTAAAACCTAGCAGTTTGCAAAAATGACGGTTGCAATCTGATGAATTTTGAACCAATCACAAGTCAGTGAAGAAGGGGCACAGGTAAAAGTCCAATATGATGATGAGACTAACTGTGGAACTTTAAGGTTACACTAATAGAGCAGTTTTAATCCAGGTATCCACTGATTAAATCCAATGTCCTGGTAACTTTAGTACAATATTACatatgttcagtgttctccccagccccttttagctgggcgtaccacccagcacatttcagtaacaacccggccgtttttgggtggttgctgaagagttggataacaatacaggggctgccaaccacatacaatttctttccacctagcttaaaaacaattctggattgaacactgatGTTTTTAACATGATACAGAAGAACCTGCCAACAGGAGTTGTCAAGGCAGAATTTGGTGCACACTCCAGAGCCTTCCAGAGTGTTCAGCATAAAGTCATCGtcccaaaacaagcatgcagccggTAATATGAACGGACATGCACATTTGTTGAAGGTCAGTGATATATCAAACCTCAAGATCACAGTCACACCCTGCAGCTTGTATctctaaaaataatttggcaaCAGCATGCTCCAATAATACTACTGtggcaggtcctctttaaatttCTGGGCAATACCGTTTGTAAACGTCTGCCATTCACCAgacttctctaaaaaaaaaaaaatattttaaagttgtaaATACTCAGCTGTTGcagtttcaacatttttaatacatttttacagcatttataCAACCTAACAGTGTTTCCATGATTGGTCTAAAAAGTTGGTTGATATCCATGATTTCCTTCCTTTAACTACTCTGAAAAAAGCTTTCTGCCTCCCATTTTCAATCTTACACAATGTAGCTTTTGGAATGTATgcatttgatatatattttactttctaaGTGCTTGTAGAAACTGAGGAAAGAAAATacctcattttattttacatcttgGCATTTTTAAACGTTGAAATGCTTGAATTTGcttttgtaaagaaatacatCTGTGTTTAAAAAGTATATTCAAACGGCTGATAAAAAAGAATCTCCTGCATTGTAAACATTAGGTAAGCCGGTTGTAGAACTCAGCTGGACCGGCTCTACCATGGTGTGTTCTGTAAAACCGCGAGAGAGCAGAGGTGTGGCCTATAGCTACCAATCAGAATCCACCAAGACTGAACAGTACTGGTATACCCATCTGGGGTTACAGGTTAACAGATGCCCCCTGCTGGCTTCCTACATCTCTCAAGCACTCCAGAAGCAAGCTCACTGCACCTGAGATCCCAGCCCCGCCCAActtatatttattcacatattaCAGTACAGAggggcagcagcaggagagcAAGACCCCTCCAAAACAAGCCTATGTAATGACTAAAGTAAGGAGGCAGACTCCTAAATTTTGCAGAAAATCTCACTTGAATTTAGAGTGCTAGAACGACATGGGAAGCCAAGGCCTCAACCAGCCTCTACCAAAAATGGATGCACCCATTTTGGTTAAAATTACCCTTTGActgaaaggtaagaaaaaaaaaaaaaaaaacagctgcaaccTGACTGGTAACTATGGTCAAAACTTCTATTCCCTCATTACAGAACACAATCCAAATTGGTAGCTGAGTACATAACGGCCGATACTGAGCTTTAGAGCCTTAGAACAGGCTTGGCTGAGGAATGGGTCTCGATTCTAACTGCTATTCAGATTCACATCTTTTTCACAGTATGTTGTAGAGAACCAGATACGTCAGTGCATTATCTCCTGTTATAATACAATACCTCCCTTGCCTTATCATACATTATTTTTCACGTCAAGTAATACTGATAGTGTTTCTTTCTCTTCATTTCGTCATAAGTGTCGTATCAAATCTGAAGACGAACTTTTGTACAGGTACTTCCAGATGGCATAATAATGCACAGCAGCTGCAAGGGCCACAAACAGGTGCCAGATGGCATGCGCAAAGGGGATAATGCCGTCACTTTTGAAGAAGACTACGCCCAAGCAGTAGATGAGGCCTCCCCAGGCCAGTTCTTGTAAGCCTTCTGTGTTGTTCTGTGTAAGGAAGGGACAGAAGTAAGCCATCACATTAATTAACAATGGCtgctttacaaaaacaagtcTTGCATTGACCCTCAATATTGAGCTTTTCTTTTTTGATCCCTTTAATTCTGGCAAGAATTTCATTAAAAGAAGTTTTCAAAAAATCACAAGTTAATCTTGCCAGGAACTATAATAGCCGATACAAATCAAGAATGTTTAGTTATGATAGATTCTTACCATTGATGTCACTACTAGAGCAGGAGAAAATCCCATTGCTAGATAAAACAGTAATTCAACTACTTTATACCtggagaaaaaaagacacaaagaaaaatgttaccaagtttttgtttatatatacacaAGTCCTTAAAGTCAAAATTGCACATAAGGATAACAGTCTGAATTTCCTAACAACCAGCAAGACAGTACAATTCTAAAGCTGACCTTAAACATGGGAAACTTTCTGGCAATTTTAACCTCTTTTGATCATGTGGGAATTGAAGATATGAAGTGGTTGCCTGAAGCTAAGCAATCTACCACCCAGCAGTTTACTCAACCACCAGATTTCTAAAGAAATAACTGGGCTACAAACTGAAAGTTTAAtacagttagaaaaaaatgtaaacaattttgcCAAAAGTAATGGGATTGTTGCACCAAGGCAATTTCAGCCCCATATACTTGTGGTTGATTAAAACCACTTTCAACATTCAGTCCTGAGATTCCTCAGGAATCTGTTTACACCTATAGATAAGGTAAGTGGGGCTAGAACATTTTTCATTGGGCAGAAGgcaaacatgataaaaaatggTGGACTGGgaggcaatattattattattattattaacaaacaaaataagatttttctattttcctatgaaggaaatgggacttttttgGTGCACATAAATATCACCTCAATATACTTTTtagaaaaactttacatttctgtattttattcttgatacaaaacacactgtataaaaacatacaaacacttcaaaataacatttttttttagagtacaatatcttttacatatagtttatcttttgatgccattaaactgtcataattattattattattatactgtaataatataGCACCAATATTTTAAGTAGTGCTGtgcataaaataggggttgcaaatgacagacagatacagacagtgacaaaggaggagaggatcctgcccaaaagagcttacaatctaagaggtgggagattCATTTAATTGCTCTTTTTGTTCATATTAAACAttggtaaaaagtaaaacattacacatataagataataaaaaatagcttACTTTTCAtggtataaaaacacataaatagtTCCACCTGCTGCCATCAACCAAATAAACCACCTCATGTGAGATGCCAAAGGGCCAAGTTCACGTAGATTTAACCTGAAACGGGAAGATCAATTTTTCACTCACTTTTTACTTTAATTTGGGCTTGTAGAACCAAGACTTTGCCCATCACattgacatttaataaatgtattctcGCATGTTTCCGATTCTGCTATTAGGCATATGTACAAGTTAAAGCTATTCTAACCTATAATTTGTTGATTTGCTTTGTTAAAGCAGTTTCATGAGttttcatttcataaaatatttttttcttcacgTTTGCATTTATATGGTACTTCATTAACCATTTATATCTATACACACTCTTTCCAGTGTAAGCTCCATATGATTGTTCAGGTCCATTTTCtgcacattgggtctgatttattaaagctctccaagtctgaagaggatacactttgagcAGTGAagctggaggatccagcaaacatggaattgttttcttcaaagtcatttgctatttgttataaaATGTTCAGTCCTTGACTatatccactccaggtttgctggatcactatcGATAAAGGCGGACCAAACCTGAGCAATGAGGGTCAGCACAGCCATGCCCTAACTATCTTAAAAATAATCTCCAGAAGATTGAAGAAAGCTTGCTTTAAAACAGAATGCCAACCACAGACCACCCCTCCTAAccccactattttttttatttaaccttatACATCGCTTTTATGGTGCAATCATTAAACCAGCCCAGGTCATTCTCTACATTCTAATCAACAAAAGTAAGTGGTCAGGTTTCATAGACTAAGCAATGCCCAGACAATACAGAGGATGCCCAGTTCAGTGGTACTGTAAGCCAAGGACCATCAGTGCAGCACCCACAGTAGATGTATCATTGACACCTTGGACGTGACCTGAATGATTCTATTCTCTTTTAGGAGGCCTCCAGCACTGGATGGGGGAAGCAGGGGAAAGCCTGGTGAAGTACAAAGAGGGTACTTAGTGCTATTTACTATGTTGTTTTGTGACAATAAAATAgcaacagtgttgtcaccttgtggaCAAAGTCTTGAATGGTGACGGTTTTAGATGGACAACAAGGAAAGAAAACC is part of the Pyxicephalus adspersus chromosome 3, UCB_Pads_2.0, whole genome shotgun sequence genome and encodes:
- the MMD gene encoding monocyte to macrophage differentiation factor isoform X3, which translates into the protein MFTVGRFMNHRAPANSRYKPTCYEHAANCYTHAFLIVPSIIGSALLHRMSDDRWEKITAWIYGMGLCALFIVSTVFHIVTWKKSHLRTVEHCFHMCDRMVIYFFIAASYAPWLNLRELGPLASHMRWFIWLMAAGGTIYVFLYHEKYKVVELLFYLAMGFSPALVVTSMNNTEGLQELAWGGLIYCLGVVFFKSDGIIPFAHAIWHLFVALAAAVHYYAIWKYLYKSSSSDLIRHL